A single genomic interval of Microbulbifer variabilis harbors:
- the murI gene encoding glutamate racemase: protein MKQASAQTKRPQSTYPLLAVGEAAILTAWPGKVLLTPMKPTEDAWRSSNLQRVLGYSLRIGFDVGTPERMHKHSAHPDSPAPSALIFDSGVGAVSIAREIRRLMPGLTLHLGVDNGFYPYGNKSEEELRPRIVQQAQAMMEHCGADILVVGCNTASTLALPQLRESLKKPVVGVVPAVKPAAAASRSRTIALIATEGTVNRRYTRELIEQFANGNRVINVPAPELVHLAESKLRGEAITAEDLEPVLHRVFHTAGGNQVDIAVLACTHFPLLREELDQFAPRSIQWLDSGEAIARRVRWWLDELELMLPDAPNTGRLITSTVDLTGNIERAFREFAPVAEPLESNL from the coding sequence GTGAAGCAGGCTTCTGCTCAGACCAAGCGCCCGCAATCGACATACCCACTACTAGCCGTGGGCGAGGCGGCCATTCTAACAGCTTGGCCAGGGAAAGTACTCTTAACCCCAATGAAGCCTACCGAGGATGCGTGGCGCAGCAGTAACTTACAAAGGGTTTTAGGGTATTCTTTGAGGATTGGTTTCGATGTTGGTACTCCAGAACGCATGCACAAACACAGCGCCCACCCAGATAGCCCTGCCCCCAGCGCCCTGATCTTTGATTCCGGCGTGGGCGCCGTCAGCATTGCGCGGGAAATCCGCCGCCTGATGCCGGGCCTGACCTTGCACCTGGGTGTGGACAACGGCTTTTACCCCTACGGCAATAAAAGCGAAGAGGAGCTGCGCCCCCGCATCGTCCAGCAGGCCCAGGCAATGATGGAACACTGCGGGGCCGATATTTTAGTGGTGGGCTGCAATACTGCCAGCACCCTGGCCTTGCCCCAACTGCGCGAATCCCTGAAGAAACCCGTAGTGGGCGTTGTGCCCGCGGTGAAACCCGCCGCTGCCGCCAGCCGTTCCCGCACTATTGCCCTGATTGCCACCGAAGGCACCGTCAATCGCCGCTACACACGAGAGCTTATCGAGCAATTTGCCAACGGCAACCGGGTAATTAATGTGCCCGCACCGGAGTTGGTGCATCTGGCGGAAAGCAAACTGCGCGGCGAAGCTATCACCGCAGAGGATTTGGAGCCGGTATTACACCGCGTATTCCACACCGCCGGCGGCAACCAAGTGGATATCGCCGTATTGGCCTGCACCCACTTTCCCCTGCTGCGGGAAGAACTGGACCAGTTCGCCCCCCGCTCAATCCAATGGCTGGATTCCGGCGAAGCCATCGCCCGGCGCGTACGCTGGTGGCTGGATGAGCTTGAGTTGATGCTGCCGGATGCTCCAAACACTGGCCGCCTGATCACCAGCACGGTTGACCTAACCGGCAATATAGAGAGGGCCTTCCGCGAGTTCGCCCCAGTTGCCGAACCCCTCGAATCCAACCTCTAG
- a CDS encoding PD-(D/E)XK nuclease family protein, with amino-acid sequence MLKPAFPALEIFAQLPPGGLLLTPNNRLRNRCQQVFAAQQSPGACWMPPPVESLRSWLDKLWFQLQQRNWQPALQQVLNREQRQLLWQRALDESLDRQLLNSQQLCRDADSALAQLLQWQLISDLSQIDEALTPLLEQFALSMRSDELPLCAMIKAFATELQAHSAITPDQRDQLILRAFQEGILEPVAQIDTAGFAQISPLANALIHAGATTVNERPGLTQQSELSVAACADLDEELYQAALWAGQKLAENPGHSVGIVVNNLGQCRAQVEAVFSRVLEPQYLDPQQPHYTLPFNFSAGTPLAQTPVGSAALQLLSLLQDEWDYPQLQNILFSPFWGDDSETWLRSALFRRLQKLELRRIDGATLRYWAERTAEVLHLESPQLPRQLEQMAERARRWQRAPAEIWAARFSETLTALNWPGSRNPDSQEYQQLMQWESILEEFAALSACGGNLTLTQALQLLRQIASRTPFQAETRDGPLQILGVLEAGGLAFDHLRLVGFGQQQWPPAPVPNPLLPIQWQKHWKMPRASAERELELARELTADLQNASGDIVVSYTCEEDGVQQGLSSLFESPQQAQHFAEGALHNHYSQLAQACQLEKIEDNKLPPLTPAECEQVRGGASVLKAQALSPLNAQLRFRLGASSFTQPDIGLGPAERGNVVHQVLAEFWQQCGTLAQLQAMDDEQRQAQIERSVERSLGSVRKKYNHLPIGFWAMEKQRLERLLQQWLSVELDRPNFSVEKVEWEQAVEIGGLHFNLRLDRLDQLASGEQLVIDYKTGIPSIRDWLTQRIREPQLPLYALFQPDAHAIAFGQVRNGDCKWNGCGDLEHPITGIKAVGDTEKESPYGTWSNLVEHWRYSLESLATEYRSGVATLAFDRPSDNNSELWPLNRWPEREQITE; translated from the coding sequence ATGCTGAAGCCGGCATTTCCCGCTCTCGAAATATTTGCGCAGCTGCCTCCCGGAGGACTGCTGCTCACCCCCAACAACCGTCTGCGCAACCGCTGCCAACAGGTGTTTGCCGCGCAGCAGTCGCCCGGTGCCTGCTGGATGCCGCCGCCGGTGGAGTCCCTGCGCAGCTGGCTGGACAAGCTCTGGTTCCAGCTGCAACAGCGCAACTGGCAGCCCGCCTTGCAGCAGGTATTGAATCGTGAGCAACGGCAATTGCTCTGGCAGCGCGCCTTGGATGAATCCCTGGATCGTCAACTGCTCAACAGCCAGCAGTTGTGCCGGGATGCCGATAGCGCCCTGGCGCAGCTGCTCCAATGGCAGCTGATTTCCGATCTCTCGCAAATAGATGAAGCGCTAACTCCCTTACTGGAGCAGTTCGCACTCTCTATGCGCAGCGACGAACTGCCGCTGTGCGCCATGATCAAGGCCTTTGCCACTGAGCTTCAGGCCCACAGCGCCATCACCCCAGACCAGCGCGATCAATTGATCCTGCGCGCATTCCAGGAAGGCATTCTGGAACCCGTCGCGCAAATTGATACCGCCGGCTTTGCCCAGATTTCGCCCCTCGCCAATGCCCTGATTCACGCAGGTGCAACAACCGTCAATGAAAGGCCGGGACTTACCCAGCAGAGTGAATTATCCGTAGCCGCCTGTGCCGATTTGGATGAAGAACTCTACCAAGCAGCTCTTTGGGCCGGACAAAAGCTCGCCGAAAACCCCGGCCACAGCGTTGGCATAGTGGTTAATAATCTGGGCCAGTGCCGCGCCCAGGTGGAAGCGGTATTTTCCCGCGTGCTCGAACCCCAATACCTGGACCCGCAGCAACCGCACTACACACTCCCGTTTAACTTCTCCGCCGGCACGCCACTGGCACAGACACCGGTCGGCAGCGCCGCCTTACAATTGCTATCGCTGCTGCAAGACGAATGGGATTACCCTCAATTGCAAAATATCCTGTTCAGCCCCTTCTGGGGTGACGACAGTGAAACCTGGCTGCGCAGCGCCCTGTTCCGCCGCCTACAAAAACTGGAACTTCGCCGTATCGACGGCGCAACCCTGCGCTACTGGGCCGAGCGCACCGCAGAAGTCCTCCACTTGGAATCGCCGCAACTGCCCCGCCAGCTGGAACAAATGGCCGAACGCGCCCGGCGCTGGCAGCGAGCCCCCGCAGAAATTTGGGCCGCGCGCTTTTCCGAAACACTTACCGCATTAAATTGGCCCGGCAGCCGCAACCCGGACAGCCAGGAATACCAGCAGCTGATGCAATGGGAGTCCATCCTGGAAGAGTTCGCCGCACTCAGCGCCTGTGGTGGCAACCTCACCCTCACCCAGGCCCTGCAATTGCTGCGTCAGATTGCCAGCCGCACCCCCTTCCAAGCGGAAACCCGCGATGGCCCCTTACAAATTCTCGGGGTACTGGAAGCCGGCGGCCTCGCCTTCGATCACCTGCGCCTGGTCGGCTTCGGCCAACAGCAATGGCCACCGGCACCGGTACCCAATCCGCTGTTGCCGATTCAATGGCAAAAACACTGGAAGATGCCCCGCGCCAGCGCCGAGCGGGAATTGGAACTGGCCCGCGAACTCACCGCCGACCTGCAGAATGCCAGCGGCGATATCGTCGTGAGTTACACCTGTGAAGAAGACGGTGTGCAGCAGGGGCTGAGCAGCTTGTTTGAAAGCCCGCAACAAGCCCAGCACTTTGCCGAAGGCGCCCTGCACAATCACTACAGCCAACTGGCGCAAGCCTGCCAGCTGGAAAAAATCGAAGACAATAAGCTACCGCCACTCACCCCCGCCGAATGCGAACAAGTGCGCGGCGGTGCCTCGGTACTCAAGGCCCAGGCCCTGTCCCCGTTAAATGCACAATTGCGCTTTCGCCTCGGTGCCAGCAGTTTTACCCAACCGGATATCGGCCTCGGCCCTGCCGAGCGCGGTAATGTGGTGCACCAGGTGCTGGCGGAATTCTGGCAACAGTGCGGCACCCTCGCACAACTGCAAGCCATGGACGACGAGCAACGCCAAGCGCAAATTGAGCGCTCGGTGGAGCGCTCCCTCGGCAGTGTGCGCAAAAAATACAATCACCTGCCGATCGGATTTTGGGCCATGGAAAAGCAGCGCCTGGAGCGCCTGCTGCAACAATGGCTGTCCGTGGAACTGGACAGGCCCAATTTCTCCGTAGAAAAAGTGGAATGGGAACAAGCCGTGGAAATCGGCGGGCTGCACTTTAACCTGCGCCTGGACCGACTGGACCAACTCGCCAGCGGCGAGCAACTGGTGATCGATTACAAAACCGGAATTCCCAGTATTCGCGACTGGCTTACCCAGCGCATCCGCGAACCCCAGCTGCCGCTCTACGCCCTGTTCCAACCGGACGCCCACGCCATCGCCTTCGGCCAAGTACGCAACGGCGACTGCAAATGGAATGGCTGCGGAGACCTGGAGCACCCCATTACCGGCATTAAAGCCGTGGGCGATACCGAAAAAGAATCCCCCTACGGCACCTGGAGCAACCTGGTGGAGCACTGGCGCTACAGCCTGGAATCCCTCGCCACCGAATATCGCAGTGGTGTTGCCACCCTCGCCTTTGATCGCCCCTCCGACAACAACAGTGAACTCTGGCCCCTAAACCGCTGGCCGGAAAGGGAGCAAATAACCGAATGA
- a CDS encoding AAA family ATPase → MLIDKLQIQKFRGISEKISLDLSAPLTVIYAPNGTGKTSICDALEWLLCGHIKRLSSLELHDIRCRFGDEQLETFAEAIVPYNQQSLVWRRVLEDSASQLYKKDDPLNYKKISDQDLLSQIVRTLPPGSNPSRAKIDWLRSTRFLESESLSLLIDSDDDSNDTRKLIFSNLFGVSEYQKSESNLDRVLRKLPAESTLEREISRLEGKIDEYRRLIDNYASIKNDFYYKHARSLLEAVASSLDVKEIILNAHDIYDLHDELEVSLTESQSKVAQEYSEVEYFQKELGIYEESFSKIQGAEKRVQFKRDELDGYTSKASQIRARIKEFESSCRKDDQLIGQASESISQLGDDLKLFHVLFEVFGKSEINLLREEGGLEKLFYLTSSADRKHKQLEDTHNRILKCLSEYPSWFERKTEIYDLEVEMQDLQKRLFKEGERQKLSNEFAQVRKKLELLRGSREQALSELGLMLSLGKEYIEEHANIRECPLCEHEYKSNSDLKLRIERKFLMLSERSQAESQLAVELEIVSRKLQLENDYLKKYRDLSEKKDRILEGCNELEPVFLGLGVSREALADQENALRELEKLRDSSKTAIRHSKIEIEVLDKAYKAGKDLSDILLRVESLLSQWSAVTANRAFSLSIEGLDKSIEAFIQLLNDVVGSRKKAREINKRELSILSVELSKIEGCREKAESELSTLKLQHDEIHRSQANFSQRWNVLCREKVVSRKSIDVIASEVEEKERVTLEANALLVKVKDCFEKIAEQNKKDKEVIIFRKELNEAEKARSELINQKVARSIVENEISDIQAEVKDFVSREIKPLSETISSLYLRAQGNRFIDSISAAPTEDGFLKWIAKFDGQDNAFDKMQALSQGQRQDLALSIFLARARSLGGTFVLDEPLAHLDDLNKVALIDTLRVIVSEANSINNLRLVLTTASKNLLRHLREKFSLVESGDGAPALRIYKMMGNPKLGLDLEEPELVFSPNKLVVSG, encoded by the coding sequence ATGCTGATAGATAAGCTACAGATTCAAAAATTTAGGGGCATTTCTGAAAAAATCTCGCTAGATTTATCCGCTCCATTGACAGTTATATATGCTCCTAATGGAACCGGGAAAACGAGTATTTGTGATGCTCTAGAGTGGCTTTTATGCGGTCATATAAAGCGTTTAAGCTCATTGGAGCTTCATGACATAAGATGCCGGTTTGGCGATGAGCAACTCGAGACGTTTGCTGAGGCGATTGTACCATATAATCAGCAGTCGCTGGTTTGGAGGAGGGTTTTAGAAGATTCAGCAAGCCAGCTCTATAAAAAGGATGATCCACTAAATTACAAGAAAATTTCAGATCAAGATTTGCTTAGTCAAATCGTAAGAACCCTTCCTCCTGGGAGCAATCCTAGTCGTGCAAAAATTGATTGGCTACGTTCAACACGATTCCTAGAAAGTGAATCTCTTAGTTTATTGATTGATAGCGATGACGATTCTAATGATACACGGAAACTAATTTTTTCAAATCTTTTTGGGGTATCTGAGTATCAAAAGTCTGAAAGCAATTTAGATAGGGTGCTAAGGAAGCTTCCTGCTGAAAGTACTTTAGAACGTGAGATAAGTAGATTAGAAGGGAAAATTGATGAGTATAGGAGGTTGATTGATAATTATGCCTCTATAAAAAATGATTTCTATTACAAACATGCTCGGAGTTTACTTGAGGCCGTTGCGAGTTCTTTAGATGTCAAGGAGATTATTTTAAATGCCCATGATATATATGATTTGCATGACGAGCTTGAAGTTTCACTTACCGAATCCCAAAGCAAGGTTGCTCAAGAATATTCAGAGGTAGAGTATTTCCAAAAGGAGCTAGGTATTTATGAGGAAAGTTTTTCAAAAATACAAGGGGCTGAAAAACGAGTTCAATTTAAGAGAGATGAGCTTGATGGATATACAAGTAAGGCTTCACAGATTAGAGCTAGGATAAAGGAATTTGAATCAAGCTGTAGAAAAGATGATCAGCTGATAGGCCAGGCTTCTGAATCTATAAGCCAATTGGGCGATGATTTAAAATTGTTTCATGTGTTATTTGAAGTGTTTGGAAAATCAGAAATCAATTTACTGAGGGAAGAGGGTGGGTTAGAAAAGCTCTTTTATTTGACGAGTTCTGCTGATAGAAAGCATAAACAGTTAGAAGATACTCATAATCGTATTTTAAAGTGTTTGAGCGAATATCCTTCGTGGTTTGAAAGGAAGACAGAAATATATGATTTAGAAGTTGAGATGCAGGACTTACAAAAACGTCTCTTCAAGGAGGGTGAAAGACAGAAGTTATCTAATGAATTTGCGCAGGTAAGGAAAAAATTAGAATTGTTAAGGGGTTCTAGAGAGCAAGCGCTGAGCGAACTAGGACTGATGCTTTCATTAGGTAAGGAATATATTGAGGAACATGCTAATATTCGAGAGTGCCCCCTATGCGAACATGAATATAAAAGTAACTCAGACCTTAAATTACGTATTGAAAGAAAATTTTTGATGCTCTCGGAGCGCTCTCAAGCTGAATCTCAGCTAGCGGTTGAATTAGAAATTGTAAGTAGAAAGCTTCAGCTTGAAAACGACTACCTAAAAAAATATAGAGATTTGTCAGAAAAGAAGGATCGAATTTTAGAGGGGTGCAATGAATTGGAGCCTGTTTTTTTGGGCTTGGGAGTTAGTCGAGAAGCTTTAGCTGATCAAGAAAACGCTTTAAGAGAGTTAGAAAAGCTTCGGGATTCCAGTAAGACAGCGATTCGGCACTCAAAAATAGAGATTGAGGTACTTGATAAGGCATATAAAGCTGGCAAAGATTTATCGGACATATTGTTGCGTGTTGAATCTTTGCTTTCTCAATGGTCAGCAGTAACTGCTAATAGGGCTTTCTCGTTGTCTATTGAGGGGCTGGATAAGTCAATAGAAGCTTTTATTCAGTTGCTTAATGATGTTGTGGGGTCGAGGAAAAAGGCTAGAGAAATTAATAAGCGGGAGCTTAGCATACTATCCGTTGAACTTAGTAAAATAGAAGGGTGTAGAGAAAAAGCTGAAAGCGAGCTTTCAACCTTAAAGTTGCAGCATGATGAGATTCACCGATCTCAAGCTAATTTTTCCCAGCGGTGGAATGTTCTATGCAGGGAAAAAGTTGTTAGTAGAAAATCAATTGATGTCATTGCTTCTGAGGTTGAGGAGAAGGAAAGGGTCACGCTAGAAGCTAATGCTTTACTTGTAAAGGTGAAAGATTGCTTCGAAAAAATTGCTGAACAAAATAAGAAAGATAAAGAGGTGATAATTTTCAGGAAGGAATTGAATGAAGCAGAAAAAGCGCGTTCGGAATTGATTAACCAAAAAGTTGCTAGATCAATAGTTGAAAATGAGATATCTGATATTCAAGCCGAGGTGAAGGACTTTGTTTCCAGAGAAATTAAGCCGCTATCTGAAACAATCAGTTCATTGTATCTGCGTGCTCAAGGAAACAGATTTATCGACTCTATTTCTGCAGCGCCAACTGAAGATGGGTTCCTAAAGTGGATTGCGAAATTTGATGGTCAGGATAATGCTTTTGATAAGATGCAAGCTTTAAGTCAGGGGCAGCGGCAAGATCTTGCCTTGTCAATCTTTTTAGCCAGAGCTAGAAGCTTGGGAGGTACATTCGTTTTAGATGAGCCTTTAGCTCATTTAGATGACCTTAATAAGGTCGCACTGATTGATACTTTAAGAGTTATTGTTTCCGAAGCTAATTCCATTAATAATCTGCGCCTTGTTTTGACTACAGCTAGTAAAAATTTACTAAGACACTTAAGAGAAAAATTTAGTTTGGTCGAAAGTGGCGATGGAGCGCCAGCCCTACGGATCTATAAAATGATGGGTAATCCTAAACTAGGTTTAGATCTTGAGGAGCCAGAATTAGTTTTCTCCCCAAATAAGTTGGTGGTGTCTGGCTAG
- a CDS encoding UvrD-helicase domain-containing protein, with the protein MNEVVTTPALRRPIDADARSQALDISRSFAVSAPAGSGKTGLLTQRVLKLLAACQQPEEVLAITFTRKAAGEMRERLIDALHSARDQARPDNPHDAITWDLARALLERDRELEWELLQTPQRLRIQTIDGLCRSLASQLPIESGLGAPGEPLERTQIAFELAVVNLLKHLDGETPDADLQQLLLHLDNDLSQLNKLLRILLDKREQWLGPLLSVNFDGAQDYFHFVIDELVAEKLQDLTTALGSYAGELLELASYAGSNLQKENPSHGLCLFAELDDFPSTDSSGLPAWLSLGSLLLTTTGDLRKGGGINKKLGFGLPDKKDPERPIAEEYKQRMKDLLAELASNEPLLSALREVGKLPSGLQQSQWQLLQGLAQVLPKLVAELKLVFQQLGATDYTEVAQAALIALGDSDNPTDLALKLDLQTQHILVDEFQDTSHTQLQLLEKLTAGWQQGDGRTLFIVGDGMQSCYGFRNANVGIFLDARERGIGEVPLEALDLQVNFRSESAVVNWVNETFQRAFPQADNIGRGAVRYLQSEAFKGCKWAEPSVNFYGCIDDEDRNREATQAVELVQQLQAQDPESRIAILVRKKKHLQKILPALSAANIAFQAPELAPLASKMVVLDLLSLTRALLDPSDRISWLAVLRAPWCGLQLPDLYTLANWGNGDITVTDTSARPLLMALQEVDDIALLSDEGRTRLAQVAPKLLHAWQQRGRKPLRTWIEGLWLELGGPATVAQKSDLNNVQDFLQLLEAFDAGGAITDWQQFTLALEQLYARPAQDAKVQVMTIHKSKGLEFEHVLIPGLDQGGKPGSDQLLRWSEWLSREGESRFLLAPKNARGGRDPVFEYLKHDNSERERLEGTRLLYVGCTRAIRSLHLLACINRDEKKGHLKAPGSAALLAGIWPSVLHHQESDWCHWLEAEEPLLNQEEASRDHDYLLRLPNQWQPQAMPRQEWLAQYRMPDYQPKTEEEDNIPELGQVALRWLKHAGTVAHETLATIAETNINDWTPSKLEAQRPLWQLRLKQLGLSATSLDRAAEKVEIAVRNSLNCPTGRWLLDGSLRESACELELHSGGRQLRRSIVDRTFIDYEGTRWIVDYKTAEPGGEESQEEFIVAQLEQYRNQLENYRKLFYARGERNIRCALYFPLMRRLVELD; encoded by the coding sequence ATGAACGAAGTCGTGACCACTCCCGCCCTGCGCCGCCCCATCGATGCCGACGCCCGCAGCCAAGCCCTGGATATCAGTCGCAGCTTTGCCGTGTCTGCCCCAGCGGGCTCCGGTAAAACCGGCCTGCTCACCCAGCGCGTATTAAAGTTGCTCGCCGCCTGCCAGCAACCGGAAGAAGTGCTGGCCATTACCTTCACCCGCAAAGCCGCCGGTGAAATGCGCGAGCGCCTGATCGACGCCCTGCACAGCGCCCGCGACCAAGCCAGGCCAGATAACCCCCACGATGCCATCACCTGGGATTTAGCCCGCGCCCTGCTGGAGCGGGATCGCGAACTGGAATGGGAACTGCTGCAAACTCCCCAGCGCCTGCGTATTCAAACCATCGACGGCCTCTGCCGCAGCCTCGCCAGCCAACTGCCGATCGAAAGCGGCCTGGGCGCACCGGGCGAACCCCTGGAGCGCACCCAAATTGCCTTCGAGTTAGCCGTGGTGAACCTGCTCAAACACCTCGATGGCGAAACCCCAGACGCAGACCTACAGCAACTACTGCTCCACCTGGACAACGACCTGAGCCAGCTCAATAAGCTACTGCGTATTTTGTTGGACAAACGCGAGCAATGGCTCGGCCCACTTTTGAGCGTTAACTTCGACGGCGCCCAGGACTATTTCCATTTTGTCATCGATGAACTGGTAGCGGAAAAGCTGCAAGACCTCACCACAGCCCTCGGCAGTTATGCCGGGGAACTGCTGGAGCTGGCCAGTTATGCCGGCAGCAATTTACAAAAGGAAAACCCCAGCCACGGCCTGTGCCTCTTCGCCGAACTGGACGATTTCCCAAGCACAGATAGCAGCGGCTTGCCCGCCTGGCTCTCCCTCGGCAGCCTGCTCCTCACCACCACCGGTGATCTGCGCAAAGGCGGCGGCATCAATAAAAAACTCGGCTTTGGCCTGCCGGATAAAAAAGATCCCGAGCGCCCCATCGCCGAAGAATACAAACAGCGCATGAAAGATCTGCTGGCAGAACTGGCCAGCAACGAACCGCTGCTCTCCGCACTGCGGGAAGTGGGCAAGCTCCCCAGCGGACTGCAACAGAGCCAATGGCAACTGCTGCAAGGGCTCGCCCAGGTACTGCCCAAGTTAGTCGCAGAATTAAAGCTGGTCTTCCAACAGCTTGGCGCCACCGACTATACCGAAGTGGCCCAGGCCGCACTGATCGCCCTGGGCGATAGCGATAACCCCACAGACCTGGCCCTGAAACTGGACCTGCAAACCCAGCATATTCTGGTGGACGAGTTCCAAGACACCTCCCACACCCAGCTACAACTACTGGAAAAACTCACTGCCGGCTGGCAGCAGGGAGACGGCCGCACCTTATTTATTGTCGGCGACGGCATGCAATCCTGTTACGGCTTCCGCAATGCCAACGTGGGTATTTTCCTGGATGCGCGCGAACGCGGTATCGGTGAAGTGCCCCTGGAAGCCCTCGACCTCCAGGTAAATTTCCGCTCCGAAAGTGCGGTGGTGAACTGGGTTAACGAGACTTTCCAAAGGGCCTTCCCGCAAGCGGACAATATCGGTCGCGGCGCCGTGCGCTATCTGCAATCCGAAGCGTTTAAAGGCTGCAAATGGGCCGAGCCCTCGGTCAATTTTTACGGCTGCATCGATGACGAAGACCGCAACCGCGAAGCCACCCAAGCGGTTGAACTAGTGCAGCAATTACAAGCGCAAGATCCAGAGAGCCGCATCGCCATTCTAGTGCGCAAGAAAAAACACCTGCAAAAAATTCTGCCGGCCCTAAGCGCCGCCAATATCGCCTTCCAGGCCCCAGAGCTGGCGCCGCTCGCCAGTAAAATGGTGGTGTTGGATTTACTCAGCCTCACCCGCGCCCTGCTCGACCCCAGCGACCGAATCAGCTGGCTGGCCGTACTCCGCGCCCCCTGGTGCGGACTGCAACTGCCAGACCTTTACACCCTAGCCAACTGGGGCAATGGGGATATCACCGTAACCGACACCAGCGCGCGCCCATTATTAATGGCCTTGCAGGAAGTGGACGATATCGCCCTGCTCAGCGATGAAGGGCGCACGCGGCTTGCCCAAGTGGCCCCCAAACTGCTGCACGCCTGGCAACAGCGCGGCCGCAAACCCCTGCGCACCTGGATTGAAGGCCTCTGGCTGGAACTGGGCGGCCCCGCCACCGTAGCGCAAAAATCTGATCTGAATAATGTGCAGGATTTTCTGCAATTATTAGAAGCCTTCGATGCCGGCGGAGCCATTACCGACTGGCAACAGTTCACCCTGGCCCTGGAACAGCTCTACGCCCGCCCCGCCCAAGATGCCAAAGTGCAGGTGATGACCATTCACAAATCCAAAGGGCTGGAGTTCGAACACGTACTGATCCCAGGCCTGGACCAAGGCGGCAAACCCGGCAGCGACCAACTGCTGCGCTGGAGCGAGTGGCTCAGCCGCGAAGGCGAAAGCCGCTTCCTGCTCGCCCCCAAAAATGCGCGCGGCGGCCGTGACCCGGTTTTTGAATACCTTAAGCACGACAACAGCGAACGCGAACGTCTGGAAGGCACGCGCCTGCTGTATGTAGGCTGCACCCGCGCCATCCGCTCTCTGCATCTTTTGGCCTGCATCAACCGGGATGAAAAAAAGGGCCACCTAAAAGCCCCCGGTAGCGCCGCCCTACTCGCCGGCATCTGGCCCAGTGTTTTGCACCATCAGGAAAGCGACTGGTGCCACTGGCTGGAAGCGGAAGAACCCCTGCTCAACCAGGAAGAAGCCAGCAGAGATCACGACTACTTACTGCGCCTACCCAACCAATGGCAACCCCAAGCCATGCCCCGGCAGGAATGGCTGGCCCAATACCGCATGCCTGACTACCAACCCAAAACTGAGGAAGAAGACAATATTCCCGAACTGGGCCAGGTAGCCCTGCGCTGGTTAAAACACGCCGGCACCGTAGCCCACGAAACCCTCGCCACCATTGCCGAGACCAATATCAACGACTGGACACCCAGCAAACTGGAAGCCCAACGCCCCCTATGGCAACTGCGCCTGAAACAATTAGGGCTATCCGCCACCAGCCTGGACCGCGCCGCCGAGAAAGTGGAGATCGCCGTACGCAACAGCCTCAACTGCCCCACCGGCCGTTGGCTATTGGATGGCTCACTAAGAGAATCCGCCTGCGAACTGGAACTCCACAGCGGCGGCCGACAGTTACGGCGCTCCATTGTGGACCGCACATTTATCGATTACGAAGGTACCCGCTGGATTGTCGATTACAAAACGGCTGAGCCCGGTGGTGAAGAAAGCCAGGAAGAGTTTATTGTGGCTCAGCTGGAGCAGTATCGGAATCAGTTAGAGAATTACCGCAAGCTCTTTTATGCGCGGGGGGAGCGGAATATTCGGTGTGCGCTGTATTTTCCGTTGATGCGGAGGTTGGTGGAGTTGGATTAG